In a genomic window of Quercus lobata isolate SW786 chromosome 4, ValleyOak3.0 Primary Assembly, whole genome shotgun sequence:
- the LOC115985352 gene encoding uncharacterized protein LOC115985352: MRTQPTRCKWKPPPSGTFKINFDGANFPTEKKSGIGVVIRDSRGLVIASCSKVVHQMLGAFEVEALATTWALSFAADVGVNRAVLEGDSLDVIAGLREDRMVLVPYGLLLEDARFLSQQFDELRYSHKKREGNRLAHSLARYAVGIPDFLVWMEDVPPQFYSVFQTDLSGFS, translated from the coding sequence ATGCGCACTCAACCAACGAGATGTAAGTGGAAGCCTCCACCATCAGGTACTTTCAAGATTAATTTTGATGGAGCGAACTTCCCAACGGAAAAGAAATCTGGTATAGGAGTGGTTATTAGAGATAGCAGAGGTCTTGTTATTGCCTCATGTTCGAAGGTGGTGCACCAGATGTTAGGTGCTtttgaggtagaagctttggcTACGACATGGGCTCTTTCCTTTGCAGCTGATGTAGGGGTGAACCGGGCTGTGTTAGAGGGAGATTCATTGGATGTTATTGCGGGTTTAAGGGAGGATAGGATGGTTTTGGTGCCATACGGATTACTTTTGGAGgatgcaaggtttttgtcccaACAATTTGATGAGTTGCGTTACTCTCATAAAAAGAGGGAAGGCAACAGGTTAGCACATAGTCTGGCTAGATATGCAGTTGGCATACCAGATTTtctagtttggatggaggatgttccacctCAATTTTATTCTGTATTCCAAACTGATTTATCGggtttttcttaa